The following nucleotide sequence is from Candidatus Rokuibacteriota bacterium.
GCTTGGTGTCGTGGGTGGACGTGGCCGAGAGAGACCCGGGCCATCGGGCCTGGCGCTCGCCGTTCCGCTCGTGAAATTCTCCGACCGGGATGCCGAAGCGATCGGGGCTTCCGCCTACCTCGTTGAGCGACACCAGCCGGTTATATCGGTACAGTGCCGTGTCCTCGAGCCCTTTGGCCGTGACGGGGGCGGTGAGCTGCTGGAACTTCATCACGAACGTCAGCTGCTCGATACGGTCGGCCTCGCTCCTCGCCTCGGGGTACCTCAGGCGGAGTACGTCCCGGATGAAGTCGAAGACCGAGCCGCTCACCGTGGGGTTCCACCGCTTGGCCGCGGCGACCGCCTCATCCACGTACCGCCGGTCCCGCTCGGCGACCTCGAACCCCTCCTCGCCGATGTAGGTCCGATAGACGGGGAAACACGCAATGATCTCGCGCAACGCGTCACCCAGCGTCCTGTCGGTGAAGTCGCGCGACGCCCGGTGCTTCTCGGAAATCCGGGCGAGCCGGTGCCCGAGGATCGTGATCTCGCTCGACATGGTCGTCTCGGTGATGAGCTTCTTCGCCTCGTAAATCAGATCCCGGAAGCTTCGCTTCGCGCCGATGAACCGCGCGTAGGTCTCGTCCAACGGCCGCTCACCGGCCGTGTCCACGAAAATCCCGTTCAGCCTGTTGAGAAATTCGTAGCCGGTCGTCCCGTAGACGGGCCAGCTCCCCGGCAACCGCTCGTCGCCGGTCAGGATCTTTTCCGCGACGATGTAGAAGGACCGCGCGAGGGGCGAGGCGGCATCCTCGGCCAGGCGCCGGTCGAGTTCTGCCCGCACGCCCTCCTCCCAGCCGTTCCCGCTGTCCGCGGGGCCCCGGAGGCGGCGCGCCGTCTCGAGGAAGCACCGGCGCTGCAGGGTGTTGAAGTACTGCGCGGGAGCGTAGAGGCCGTCCGGGTGGTCGATGCGGAGGCCGGTGACATGCCCCTCCCGGATCAGACGGAAGATGAGCCGGTGCGCCTCCTCGAAGACCGCCGGCTCCTCCATCCGGATGGCCGCCAGCTCGTTGATATCAAAGAAGCGGCGATAGTTGATCTCGTCGGCCGCCACGCGCCAGAAGGCCAGGCGGTAGGCCTGGGCGCTCAACAGATCGTCCAGCCGATCGAAGTTCTCCGGCTGCTCCGGCGTGCCGTTGAAGAGCTGGACGTTGTCCTCGATGAACGACTTCACCTCGGGCGACTCGCAGCCCAGCGTGTGCAGGCGGCGCTTGATGACCTGCTTCTCCCGGTTGCGCTCCGCCAGTCGGTCGGGGTCCGTCTCCGTCTGGGGGGGGAGATGCGAGAGCGCTGTCATGATGCTCTGGAGCTCGAGCAGGCGGGGGTGGTCTTTGCCCAGACGGGCCTCCAGCTCGCTGAGCCCAAGGCGCAGGATCTGGGTGTACGTGCGTGGCGCGATGGGCAGGACCGTGTCGTGGTAGCGGATCGCGAACGCCCCGTCCCGAAACTCGAGGACAAGCTCCTGGTTCTCCAGGGCCCGACCGTACTGGTCCCCGAGAATGGGCAGGAGGACCTTGTTCTTCAGCTCGGGCTTCAGGGGGTCCCAATCGATGTCGAAGAAGGAGGCGTAGGGAGAGGCGGGGCCGTTCTCGAGCACGTCCAGCCACCAGGCGTTGCGGTTGCCGGAGATCCCCATGTGATTGGGGACCACGTCGATGAGCTGGCCCATCCCGTGGGCGCGGAGGGTGTCGCTGAGCTCCAGATAGTCCGCTTCGGTGCCAAGCGCGGGGTTGAGCCAGCCGTGGTCGGCGACGTCGTAGCCGTGGGAGTGCTCCGAGCTGGGCAGGAGGAACGGAGAGAGATAGCAGTCGGTGAGGCCCAGCTCCGCGAGATAGGGAACCACGGCCTGGACGTCCTTGAACGCGAAGGCCCGGTCGAGCTGGATCCGGTACGTCGAGACCGGGATGCGCCTGAACGCGCCGGGGTCCCGATCGAACCGCTCGAAGATCCCGTTCACGGTCGACTCCGGACCCCCGCTCACGGCTCCTCCATGCTCCAGAGGAACTCGCGCCGGCCGCCCCGCGGGATCACCACAAGGCCGGGGGCATCCACGTGGTAGCGCTGCCGGTCCGCCGCTGGATCCAGACCGATCTCCTGCCCCGCGCCGACGATGTTGAAGCGGTCCACGATCACCCGGCGGAGATGGGCACCCTTCCCGACCGCGGTGAAGTCCATGAGGATGGAGTCCTCGACCACCGCCCCCTCGTTCACCCACACGCCCCGGCCGAGGATCGAGTTGCGTACCGTGGCGCGCTTGACCAGCGACCCCGCGCCGATCTCCGCGTTCTCGAACTCGCCCTCGACGATGCGGGCAGGTGGCCCCTGGTAGGGGCCGGTCAGGATGGGCCAGTGGCGGTTGTCGAGGTCGAAGCGCGGCTCCTCGCCCAGCAGATCCATGTGGGCGCGCCAGTATGAGTCTACCATCGTCATCCGCATTATCAAACCCGGCAAGCGCTTACAGGCGCGTTCGGACCGGTGAGGGCACGAGCAGCAATGTCAATGCCAGGGCCCGCGCCGGCCAGCGTAGAACGACTTTTTTTAAAAAGCGAGCGGCAAGTTGCGACGCGCCATTGGCGAAGTGTGGCATTCCGTGGCGCGCGGCTGGAGACATTCTGTCGCCCGCGGCGACAGCGTGACATGCCT
It contains:
- the treY gene encoding malto-oligosyltrehalose synthase; its protein translation is MFERFDRDPGAFRRIPVSTYRIQLDRAFAFKDVQAVVPYLAELGLTDCYLSPFLLPSSEHSHGYDVADHGWLNPALGTEADYLELSDTLRAHGMGQLIDVVPNHMGISGNRNAWWLDVLENGPASPYASFFDIDWDPLKPELKNKVLLPILGDQYGRALENQELVLEFRDGAFAIRYHDTVLPIAPRTYTQILRLGLSELEARLGKDHPRLLELQSIMTALSHLPPQTETDPDRLAERNREKQVIKRRLHTLGCESPEVKSFIEDNVQLFNGTPEQPENFDRLDDLLSAQAYRLAFWRVAADEINYRRFFDINELAAIRMEEPAVFEEAHRLIFRLIREGHVTGLRIDHPDGLYAPAQYFNTLQRRCFLETARRLRGPADSGNGWEEGVRAELDRRLAEDAASPLARSFYIVAEKILTGDERLPGSWPVYGTTGYEFLNRLNGIFVDTAGERPLDETYARFIGAKRSFRDLIYEAKKLITETTMSSEITILGHRLARISEKHRASRDFTDRTLGDALREIIACFPVYRTYIGEEGFEVAERDRRYVDEAVAAAKRWNPTVSGSVFDFIRDVLRLRYPEARSEADRIEQLTFVMKFQQLTAPVTAKGLEDTALYRYNRLVSLNEVGGSPDRFGIPVGEFHERNGERQARWPGSLSATSTHDTKRSEDVRARINVLSEIPREWRLRVHRWHRRNRAKKNLVDGQPAPDPNEEYLLYQTLLGAWPVEPISAAEYAEFTERIQRYMLKALREAKVHVSWVNPHAEYDAAVRRFVAAILDRSRRNRFLDDFLPFQQKIASWGMYSSLSQTLLKLVAPGVPDLYQGTEIWDLSLVDPDNRRAVDYARRRQLLAELTREVAAAGPNLASLARDLTKTKEDGRIKLYLIHRVLTYRRERVRLFLEGAYLPLEAAGPSREHVCAFARGSASERVVAVAPRFLARLKLEGPPVGKEVWGESWVALPEDAPGHRYRNLFTGEVVEVAERAGRAALALAAVLASFPVALLERQPENRP